The following coding sequences lie in one Drosophila sulfurigaster albostrigata strain 15112-1811.04 chromosome 2R, ASM2355843v2, whole genome shotgun sequence genomic window:
- the LOC133838964 gene encoding transcription factor Ouib-like: protein MCSSSTSTCEWYTLKTQLELKQGKKTTYRTIFLFISKNLKMLKNMCRVCGRYAAYKRSIRIFDNPNILWKLQVLTGIVLENVECLPDLICICCQTELREAIRFRDRVFGAQHELLAGLTEEQLEQIPAEYKEVILEFSQRETNNDDSDVESVSKIIDMQEEQVDIITETDHKEEETFEENEHLKQDDLMEYNIVIEDELVKEEIAAASTVEDDQHVEIIEEEQPFTIVVQEEGRDQENVNYILPDRESDEDCAMLDRVLNDEIADTQRVNAVKKKPGRKRVGSLIFICDECGNHITGRMAFDLHCRRHRGDKQFECDICRDRFCTNSELKRHMRRHTGERPFACQYCERCFTDYSTRVKHERTHTNERPYGCQSCGKAFTTAYILKNHMLIHSGERAFSCELCNKTFIRQTHLVTHYRSSAHKRNMERQQQEFKS, encoded by the exons ATGTGTAGctcgtcaacgtcaacgtgtGAATGGTACACACTGAAAACACAGCTGGAGTTaaaacaaggaaaaaaaacaacttatcGGACTATATTCTTGTTTATTTCTAAAAATCtcaaaatgcttaaaaatatgTGCCGAGTGTGTGGCAGATACGCAGCGTACAAGAGATCCATACGCATCTTTGATAACCCAAATATACTTTGGAAGCTGCAAGTTCTCACAGGCATCGTT TTAGAAAATGTGGAATGTTTACCGGACCTTATATGTATTTGCTGTCAAACGGAGTTACGTGAAGCAATCCGATTTCGTGACCGAGTCTTTGGAGCACAACATGAGCTGCTGGCTGGATTAACTGAGGAGCAGTTGGAACAAATACCCGCGGAATACAAAGAAGTCATATTAGAGTTCAGCCAAAGAGAAACAAATAATGATGATTCGGATGTAGAATCCGTATCTAAGATTATTGATATGCAAGAGGAGCAAGTAGACATCATCACTGAAACGGATCACAAAGAGGAGGAAACATTTGAAGAAAACGAGCATTTAAAACAGGATGATTTAATGGAGTACAACATTGTCATAGAAGATGAACTAGTCAAGGAGGAgatagcagcagcatcaacagtaGAAGATGATCAACACGTGGAAATAATAGAGGAGGAACAACCATTTACAATTGTCGTCCAAGAAGAGGGCAGAGATCAGGAAAATGTGAATTATATTTTGCCCGATAGAGAATCGGACGAGGACTGTGCGATGTTAGACCGAGTGCTAAACGACGAGATTGCAGACACACAGCGTGTAAATGCAGTTAAGAAAAAACCAGGACGAAAGCGTGTCGGCAGCCTGATATTCATTTGCGACGAGTGTGGCAATCATATAACTGGACGAATGGCCTTCGATCTGCATTGCCGGCGACATCGTGGGGACAAGCAATTTGAGTGCGA CATTTGTCGCGATCGCTTTTGTACCAACTCGGAGCTGAAGCGCCACATGCGAAGACATACGGGAGAGCGTCCCTTTGCCTGCCAGTATTGCGAGCGTTGTTTCACAGATTATAGCACCAGAGTCAAGCACGAGCGCACGCACACCAATGAGCGACCATATGGATGCCAAAGCTGTGGCAAGGCCTTCACCACCGCCTACATTCTCAAGAACCACATGCTCATACATTCCGGCGAGCGAGCCTTTAG CTGCGAGTTGTgcaacaaaacatttatacGCCAAACGCATCTGGTTACGCATTACAGATCCAGCGCCCATAAGCGCAACATGGAGCGTCAGCAGCAGGAATTTAAAAGCTGA
- the LOC133838965 gene encoding transcription factor Ouib-like isoform X1, producing MSKTTNKLLKNTCRVCGKYASFKKSFKIFDKANKKILGNLETLTGLRLESFIGLPELMCECCNIELTTAIRFRDRCISAQRDLLDGMSKQQLNDIPERYKALIMGANALPSQTRRGRHAVDPESDAEGEVNPDGSQAEEEFIKYAPEESGSIGKIKYEIDQDIADIIEHDGDEDDTIVEEDAQYECLMADDDGNVVKIEGMADQLIVPDPTEVYLYDSDDEVAVLDNVLDDEYEHETVVKKSSLPPKPKIKADDPRRRGAGGVYICDQCGNHIKGRMAFELHCRRHRGEKDFQCEICDKCFCTTSELKRHMRKHTGERPFACQYCGRCFSDYTTRVKHERTHTNERPYACGTCGKAFTTGYILKNHMLTHSGLRSYRCDLCDKSFMLPTHLSTHMRTGVHKRTVEKYQLKQQMQHDPAHQLKLEMDEESLHIQD from the exons ATGTCAAAAACGACAAATAAACTGTTGAAAAACACATGCCGTGTGTGCGGCAAATACGCGAGCTTTAAAAAATCGTTTAAAATCTTCGACaaggccaacaaaaaaattcttgGCAACTTAGAGACGCTGACGGGACTGCGG TTGGAAAGCTTCATTGGGCTCCCCGAACTAATGTGCGAGTGCTGCAACATAGAATTGACAACGGCCATCAGATTCCGCGACCGTTGCATCAGTGCACAACGTGATCTGCTCGATGGAATGAGCAAACAGCAGTTGAATGACATACCAGAGCGATACAAAGCACTCATCATGGGCGCCAATGCATTGCCATCGCAAACGCGTCGTGGACGTCATGCTGTCGACCCCGAGTCGGATGCCGAAGGCGAAGTCAATCCAGATGGCAGCCAAGCGGAGGAGGAGTTCATCAAATATGCCCCGGAAGAAAGTGGTTCAATTGGTAAAATCAAATATGAGATAGATcaggacatagcggacatcaTTGAACATGACGGCGATGAGGATGACACGATAGTCGAGGAGGATGCACAATACGAATGTCTAATGGCCGACGATGATGGCAATGTGGTGAAGATTGAGGGCATGGCTGATCAGTTGATTGTCCCCGACCCCACAGAAGTCTATCTGTACGACTCGGATGACGAGGTGGCTGTGCTGGATAATGTATTGGACGATGAGTATGAGCACGAAACGGTTGTTAAGAAATCGAGTCTGCCACCAAAGCCAAAGATCAAAGCAGATGATCCACGTCGTCGTGGCGCCGGAGGCGTCTATATTTGCGACCAGTGCGGCAATCACATCAAGGGACGCATGGCATTCGAGTTGCactgtcgtcgtcatcgtgGCGAAAAGGATTTCCAATGCGA AATCTGTGACAAATGCTTCTGCACTACGTCAGAGTTGAAGCGCCACATGCGCAAGCACACTGGAGAGCGTCCCTTTGCCTGCCAGTATTGTGGTCGCTGCTTCTCCGACTACACAACCCGAGTGAAGCACGAGCGCACGCACACCAACGAGCGGCCTTATGCGTGTGGCACTTGTGGCAAAGCCTTCACTACCGGGTATATCCTCAAGAACCACATGCTAACACATTCCGGCTTGCGATCATATAG ATGTGATCTGTGCGACAAGTCGTTTATGCTGCCGACCCATTTAAGCACACATATGCGCACCGGTGTCCATAAGCGAACTGTGGAGAAGTATCAATTgaagcagcaaatgcaacacGATCCGGCTCATCAGCTCAAATTGGAAATGGACGAAGAAAGCTTGCACATTCAAGATTAA
- the LOC133838965 gene encoding transcription factor Ouib-like isoform X2, translating into MSKTTNKLLKNTCRVCGKYASFKKSFKIFDKANKKILGNLETLTGLRLESFIGLPELMCECCNIELTTAIRFRDRCISAQRDLLDGMSKQQLNDIPERYKALIMGANALPSQTRRGRHAVDPESDAEGEVNPDGSQAEEEFIKYAPEESGSIGKIKYEIDQDIADIIEHDGDEDDTIVEEDAQYECLMADDDGNVVKIEGMADQLIVPDPTEVYLYDSDDEVAVLDNVLDDEYEHETVVKKSSLPPKPKIKADDPRRRGAGGVYICDQCGNHIKGRMAFELHCRRHRGEKDFQCEICDKCFCTTSELKRHMRKHTGERPFACQYCGRCFSDYTTRVKHERTHTNERPYACGTCGKAFTTGYILKNHMLTHSGLRSYRFVSGFYRSFL; encoded by the exons ATGTCAAAAACGACAAATAAACTGTTGAAAAACACATGCCGTGTGTGCGGCAAATACGCGAGCTTTAAAAAATCGTTTAAAATCTTCGACaaggccaacaaaaaaattcttgGCAACTTAGAGACGCTGACGGGACTGCGG TTGGAAAGCTTCATTGGGCTCCCCGAACTAATGTGCGAGTGCTGCAACATAGAATTGACAACGGCCATCAGATTCCGCGACCGTTGCATCAGTGCACAACGTGATCTGCTCGATGGAATGAGCAAACAGCAGTTGAATGACATACCAGAGCGATACAAAGCACTCATCATGGGCGCCAATGCATTGCCATCGCAAACGCGTCGTGGACGTCATGCTGTCGACCCCGAGTCGGATGCCGAAGGCGAAGTCAATCCAGATGGCAGCCAAGCGGAGGAGGAGTTCATCAAATATGCCCCGGAAGAAAGTGGTTCAATTGGTAAAATCAAATATGAGATAGATcaggacatagcggacatcaTTGAACATGACGGCGATGAGGATGACACGATAGTCGAGGAGGATGCACAATACGAATGTCTAATGGCCGACGATGATGGCAATGTGGTGAAGATTGAGGGCATGGCTGATCAGTTGATTGTCCCCGACCCCACAGAAGTCTATCTGTACGACTCGGATGACGAGGTGGCTGTGCTGGATAATGTATTGGACGATGAGTATGAGCACGAAACGGTTGTTAAGAAATCGAGTCTGCCACCAAAGCCAAAGATCAAAGCAGATGATCCACGTCGTCGTGGCGCCGGAGGCGTCTATATTTGCGACCAGTGCGGCAATCACATCAAGGGACGCATGGCATTCGAGTTGCactgtcgtcgtcatcgtgGCGAAAAGGATTTCCAATGCGA AATCTGTGACAAATGCTTCTGCACTACGTCAGAGTTGAAGCGCCACATGCGCAAGCACACTGGAGAGCGTCCCTTTGCCTGCCAGTATTGTGGTCGCTGCTTCTCCGACTACACAACCCGAGTGAAGCACGAGCGCACGCACACCAACGAGCGGCCTTATGCGTGTGGCACTTGTGGCAAAGCCTTCACTACCGGGTATATCCTCAAGAACCACATGCTAACACATTCCGGCTTGCGATCATATAG ATTTGTATCTGGTTTCTATCGTTCTTTCTTGTAG
- the LOC133838961 gene encoding LOW QUALITY PROTEIN: VPS35 endosomal protein sorting factor-like (The sequence of the model RefSeq protein was modified relative to this genomic sequence to represent the inferred CDS: deleted 1 base in 1 codon) produces MSSLEWACAPRCYQVTKNHLRRHATQEHPLKQLAASVAVLENNNPLSLALALEGSDPLSKFARQEQELNDPLTQMASEYTLKSKRSNAVDPEDNTLNWSTRRLGILNRFTTNEKLSLSTSFLCTSSSEGGGENFKAQTVVADKVKYRLEQLDHFDDGSMRHMMDLTQQEYIQRFDQLKQELIQSWHSDQRVKALKIAIQCAKMLSDTSVLHFYPSQYVLITDILDVFGKLVYERLRAKAAGAPGASAVTLQREREAARDTCQNWFYKIASIRELLPRLYLEMAIFKCYEFLTSSQQETEQLLLRLTSQLRGIADPLVSSYVRCYLVRVGVPVTPSKLYIRDNFNDFFIMYPQIFRLVARYNLHPEIITATAYLQLYAPALDFMLQCLMHKSEVYAEEMLSECKQLKNNGAVLLSILNSSKGEFIASHAMSFLELINNCDTPGISKSQLLRPLGSCVSSCAPLQEQRVPFLNAAFQTINTLTDPNEYINCVETWTPFVAQYFTIHEVNRLLGELNTRMCLGKAYEKHYGQLQSILTRIMQNYRSIELLLIQPHFLPYLDLFHKESVRVEVCKSILSYYRQNSEEQTCDAVVTNALMYLGKILNDSVNALTVEDERRQISQLINGFINKVHFGRDLEQQLSFYVEARGTFSNLDAVYITLVHAACKLTMRSSNRQLSKSLGFIKACIAYCFITIPSITAVQQKMDLYLLCGQLALRHLCLGQADACFEAALQLVNELPTVAVDFEGKPRCLERYLVAYLCNMLATLIVVPDSPEQGVLYFLRLLLEIVGRRSFKANSTAPTIIYLHALDMLYVQSLEQFPYHIDGVVSNDALYGHDPKFLVEVNNLCGQVVDAILLQLKSLGAAQQLRTQAQLSMELFMRIVRYADLDKEPLCQLAVKLWLLANKSQAELDSETIPQTLCSVEHFYKLVKDASPSRAQTIAKLLLRMRDS; encoded by the exons ATGTCGTCGTTGGAATG GGCTTGTGCACCGCGCTGCTATCAAGTAACCAAAAACCATCTACGTAGACATGCAACGCAGGAACATCCGCTTAAGCAGTTGGCTGCAAGTGTTGCG GTTTTGGAAAACAACAATCCGCTGAGCTTGGCCTTGGCACTCGAGGGCTCCGATCCTTTGTCTAAGTTTGCGCGCCAGGAGCAAGAGCTCAACGATCCATTGACCCAAATGGCCAGTGAATAT aCACTCAAATCCAAACGCAGTAATGCAGTTGATCCTGAGGATAACACGCTGAACTGGAGTACGCGTCGCCTGGGAATTTTAAATCGTTTCACCACTAATGAGAAGCTATCGCTCTCCACAAGTTTTCTATGCACCAGTAGCTCGGAAGGCGGCGGCGAGAACT TCAAAGCGCAAACAGTCGTTGCTGACAAGGTCAAGTATCGTCTGGAGCAACTGGATCACTTCGATGATGGCAGCATGCGTCACATGATGGATCTAACGCAGCAGGAGTATATACAACGTTTCGATCAGCTGAAGCAGGAGCTCATACAGTCCTGGCACAGTGATCAGCGAGTCAAGGCCCTCAAGATAGCCATACAATGTGCTAAAATGCTGTCGGACACGAGCGTCTTGCACTTCTATCCCAGTCAATATGTTCTCATCACCGACATCTTAGATGTCTTTGGCAAGCTCGTCTACGAGCGACTACGTGCCAAGGCAGCAGGTGCACCGGGAGCATCGGCTGTGACACTGCAGCGAGAACGCGAGGCTGCACGCGATACTTGTCAGAATTGGTTCTATAAGATAGCCTCGATTCGAGAGCTGTTGCCGCGGCTTTATCTGGAAATGGCCATATTTAAATGCTATGAGTTTCTAACATCATCGCAACAAGAAACTGAACAACTGCTACTCCGGCTGACGAGTCAATTGCGTGGCATTGCAGATCCTTTGGTCTCCAGCTATGTGCGTTGCTATTTGGTACGCGTCGGAGTTCCTGTTACACCTAGTAAACTTTACATACGAGACAACTTCAACGACTTCTTTATCATGTATCCACAG ATTTTCCGCTTAGTGGCCCGCTACAACTTGCATCCAGAGATAATCACGGCCACCGCTTATTTACAACTTTATGCGCCTGCTCTGGACTTCATGCTGCAGTGTCTCATGCACAAGAGCGAAGTGTATGCCGAAGAAATGCTTAGCGAGTGTAAACAGCTTAAGAACAA CGGTGCTGTGCTTTTATCCATACTCAACTCTTCCAAAGGCGAGTTTATTGCCTCGCATGCT ATGAGTTTTTTGGAGCTTATCAATAACTGCGACACGCCCGGCATTTCAAAATCTCAGTTGCTACGACCGCTGGGCAGTTGTGTCAGTAGCTGTGCTCCGTTGCAGGAGCAGCGTGTTCCCTTTCTAAATGCCGCATTTCAAACCATCAACACGCTCACGGATCCCAATGAGTACATCAATTGTGTGGAGACCTGGACACCCTTTGTAGCGCAGTATTTTACG ATACACGAGGTTAATCGTTTGCTAGGTGAACTGAACACCCGCATGTGCCTCGGCAAGGCCTATGAGAAGCACTATGGTCAGCTGCAGAGTATCTTGACGAGAATCATGCAAAACTATCGCAGCATCGAGTTGCTGCTTATACAACCGCATTTTTTGCCCTACTTAGATCTATTCCATAAGGAATCGGTGCGCGTGGAAGTCTGCAAATCCATACTGAGTTACTATCGTCAAAATAGCGAGGAACAAACTTGCGATGCTGTTGTTACCAATGCGCTGATGTATCTAGGAAAGATACTAAACGACTCCGTCAA TGCACTCACAGTAGAGGATGAACGGCGACAAATCTCGCAGCTCATTAATGGTTTCATTAACAAAGTGCACTTTGGTCGAGATTTGGAGCAGCAGCTCAGTTTCTATGTGGAGGCACGCGGCACATTTAGCAACTTGGATGCGGTCTATATAACCCTTGTGCATGCCGCGTGTAAGCTAACCATGCGTTCTTCCAATCGGCAATTGTCAAAATCGTTGGGTTTTATCAAAGCCTGCATTGCTTACTGCTTCATTACCATTCCTAGTATTACTGCTGTTCAGCAGAAAATGGATTTGTATCTGCTCTGTGGTCAGCTAGCTCTGCGGCATCTCTGCTTAGGCCAAG CTGATGCTTGTTTTGAAGCTGCACTTCAACTTGTCAACGAGTTGCCCACCGTCGCTGTCGATTTTGAGGGCAAACCGCGTTGCCTAGAACGCTATCTGGTCGCATATTTGTGCAATATGCTCGCCACACTGATTGTAGTGCCCGACAGTCCTGAGCAGGGCGTACTATATTTTCTGCGCCTGCTGCTGGAGATCGTAGGTAGGCGATCCTTTAAAGCGAACAGCACAGCGCCCACTATCATATATTTGCATGCTCTAGACATGCTGTATGTACAAAGTCTGGAACAGTTTCCTTACCACATCGACGGCG tcgTTTCCAATGATGCACTTTACGGTCATGATCCCAAGTTCCTAGTGGAGGTGAATAACCTGTGTGGCCAAGTGGTGGATGCCATTCTACTGCAACTGAAATCTTTGGGCGCTGCCCAACAGCTGCGCACACAAGCACAGCTATCCATGGAGTTATTTATGCGCATTGTGCGATACGCAGATCTTGATAAAGAACCTCTCTGCCAGCTGGCAGTAAAACTCTGGCTGTTGGCCAACAAATCGCAGGCTGAACTAGATTCCGAAACAATA CCACAAACGTTGTGCAGTGTGGAGCACTTTTACAAATTGGTAAAGGATGCGTCACCATCGAGAGCTCAGACAATTGCCAAGCTGTTGCTGCGTATGCGGGATAGCTGA
- the LOC133838962 gene encoding PP2C-like domain-containing protein CG9801 encodes MPSLRQKVTTYFRQLSFIAEPRDGRRRVNGNVENEDDGSFITKYLEGRMQREFLPGGPEIYNGQNPTEMPVLKLGRYASGSDTITAACTGPDEGLTGIKRSKLHLSASYADDIDFIDTQQENDDAYGVRKSTPPVSALNSSTRLSNKFARPTGSRRQSNADQPATGTGSTTTSNAAGIRSRKNSKHSLNGVPAASAAPSEAGGKATTILVSMVSNSSPAQDQNNKNLLNAKTEATRAAGDGNSERERLLREAVSNQGGTTTTNNSSANSTLSTPVAGVDNWQMDCDFAYGISVSLYENNMLTKEPMGNPIADCYGCVVRGDAAAMAMADGVNWGDGARLAARSAVHGCLDYLDRAVFGQSQECLATTTQELFVSLLRSLWEGHGCILEVGGALSTLTIAVVLPLDGAPGKYVVCSCNVGDSLGYVYSKKHGVRELTQGSHDISSMRDMRDALGALGPADGNKPELSNLTFSMSCLERGDIVFLTSDGISDNFDPVVGKFAEAWTPDVKMQHLETGGHLASKRQNKSASAIYARLHSSSATPPARTRQPKAGSPPSNAPSRPKYMRSQTLIDARHGVTTAAPANAPAQPVQRIPKSAMGLPLVTGPQRHALTLYRLEDLLSYGINGTFSPCSSARRLCHLLIDFVRMITSARRKTLEQRELFFKLSTGPDGVKREVQLNRMQHRAARKRVVDSSAFSALPGKLDHATVLAYTVGGASSDAIDDNTTNGGGGGGGGNGNVAPVLQSKEFKETNF; translated from the exons ATGCCGTCCCTGCGCCAAAAGGTCACCACGTACTTTCGACAATTGAGCTTCATTGCGGAACCGCGCGATGGCCGCCGGAGGGTCAACGGCAACGTGGAGAACGAGGACGATGGCAGCTTCATCACCAAATATCTCGAGGG TCGCATGCAACGCGAGTTTTTGCCCGGCGGTCCGGAGATCTACAACGGACAGAATCCCACAGAGATGCCGGTGTTGAAGCTGGGTCGCTATGCCAGCGGCTCGGACACTATCACTGCCGCCTGCACGGGACCCGACGAGGGACTCACGGGCATCAAGCGCtccaaattgcatttaagcGCTAGCTACGCGGACGATATTGACTTCATCGACACACAGCAGGAGAATGACGATGCCTATGGCGTTCGCAAGAGCACGCCGCCAGTCTCGGCGCTCAACTCCTCAACACGTCTGAGCAACAAGTTCGCCAGACCGACAGGCTCTAGGCGACAGAGTAATGCGGATCAGCCGGCAACGGGAACAGGCTCCACAACAACTTCAAATGCTGCTGGCATACGCTCGCGAAAAAACTCAAAGCACAGCCTTAATGGCGTGCCAGCTGCTTCGGCTGCTCCAAGCGAAGCAGGCGGCAAGGCCACCACAATTTTAGTGAGCATGGTTAGCAATAGCAGTCCTGCCCAGGATCAGAACAATAAGAATCTATTGAATGCTAAGACTGAGGCCACTCGAGCTGCGGGAGATGGGAACTCGGAACGTGAGCGTCTGCTGCGTGAGGCAGTTAGTAATCAGGGCGGCACAAcgacaaccaacaacagcagcgccaaCAGCACACTGAGTACACCAGTTGCTGGTGTGGACAATTGGCAGATGGACTGTGACTTTGCCTATGGCATCTCAGTGTCGCTGTATGAAAACAATATGCTAACCAAAGAGCCCATGGGCAATCCCATTGCCGATTGTTATGGCTGTGTGGTGCGTGGCGATGCCGCTGCTATGGCAATGGCCGATGGCGTTAACTGGG GCGATGGAGCTCGCTTGGCTGCTCGCTCCGCGGTGCATGGCTGTCTGGACTACTTGGATCGCGCAGTCTTTGGACAATCGCAGGAATGTCTGGCGACCACCACGCAGGAACTGTTTGTCAGTCTGCTGCGCAGTCTGTGGGAGGGACATGGCTGCATACTTGAGGTTGGTGGCGCGCTCTCCACACTGACAATAGCGGTGGTTTTGCCGTTGGACGGTGCGCCCGGCAAGTATGTTGTGTGCTCCTGCAACGTCGGTGATTCGCTGGGTTATGTGTACTCTAAGAAGCATGGCGTACGTGAACTGACACAAGGTTCTCACGACATTAGCTCAATGCGGGATATGCGTGATGCGCTCGGTGCTTTGGGACCCGCCGATGGCAACAAACCTGAGTTGAGTAATCTCACCTTCTCAATGAGCTGTTTGGAACGCGGCGATATAGTATTTCTCACATCAGACGGCATCAGCGATAACTTCGATCCAGTGGTGGGCAAATTCGCCGAAGCTTGGACGCCAGATGTGAAGATGCAACATCTAGAAACTGGCGGCCATCTGGCGTCTAAGCGTCAGAACAAAAGTGCTTCAGCGATCTACGCGCGACTGCATTCGTCATCGGCCACGCCGCCAGCGAGAACGCGCCAACCAAAAGCCGGCAGTCCGCCCAGCAATGCGCCTAGTCGACCCAAGTATATGCGCTCCCAGACGCTAATCGATGCGCGTCACGGTGTCACAACTGCAGCGCCCGCCAATGCGCCAGCGCAACCAGTGCAACGCATACCAAAGTCAGCGATGGGTCTGCCCTTGGTCACGGGACCGCAGCGGCACGCCTTGACGCTTTATCGCCTGGAGGATCTGCTCAGCTATGGCATCAACGGCACCTTTTCGCCTTGTTCGTCAGCGCGTCGTCTGTGCCATCTGCTAATCGATTTTGTGCGCATGATCACCTCGGCGCGTCGGAAGACTCTCGAACAGCGCGAACTCTTCTTCAAGCTATCCACTGGCCCCGATGGCGTTAAGCGCGAGGTACAGCTGAATCGCATGCAGCATCGTGCGGCGCGTAAACGTGTCGTCGACAGCAGCGCCTTCTCTGCATTACCTGGGAAACTGGATCATGCGACGGTGCTCGCTTATACTGTGGGTGGAGCATCATCGGATGCCATCGATGATAACACTACCAAcggtggaggaggaggtggcggtggcaatggcaacgtgGCACCTGTGCTACAATCTAAGGAATTCAAGGAGACCAATTTCTAA